The following is a genomic window from Miscanthus floridulus cultivar M001 chromosome 14, ASM1932011v1, whole genome shotgun sequence.
agactttgtctttcacaacataatactttatgtcaatgtgtttggcaacaccacttgacttattgttgtgagcataacatactgctagattattatcacagtataacttgagtggtttgtgtatgtcgtctaccactttcaacccgggcatgaatttcttcggccaattcacctgccctgtggcctcataacatgctacaaactcaacatacattgtggacgatgtagtgacagtttgctttgagcttttccacgatatagctcctcctgcaagtgaatatgtatcctgacgtaGATTTTCTGTCATCtcctgcataatcagaatctatatacccctctatgtgcagggaatcagatcttctgtatgttagcatgagacccttcataCCTTGTAGGTAACACAAAACTttatttactaatttccagtgttctattcctggattactctgatatctgccaagtaatccggtaacaaatgctaagtcagggcaagtacacacttgagcatactgtaaacttccgacagctgaactatatttaaccactttcatttgatcgatctcatattggttcctaggacattaaaattccccatatctgtcgctcttgactatgggagcaggtgaagacttataattttgtatactatatttctttagaactttttctaagtatgccttttgtgataatcctaaaacccccttttctctatctcggtgaatctctattcctaggacgaatgaagcttcatcgagatccttcatatcaaacttcgaggacaagaacttctttgtttcttgtagtagattaacatcactgctaacgagcaagatgtcatccacatacgagactaggaaaatgtatttcccattcttgaactttgcataaacgcaattgtcctctacattttcttaaaacccaaactttcttattgtactatcaaactttaaatgccactgtcttgaagcttgttttaatccgtaaatggatttcttcaggcagcatcccatacgttctttttccTCCACAATAAAACCTTtcggttatgccatgtaaacattttcctctagatccccatttaggaacgccgtctttacatccatctaatgtaattctaaatcgtaatgtgctacaagcaccattatgattctaaaagaatccatacatgagactggagaaaatatctcattataatctataccttctcttttttgaagcctttcgccataagtcgcgctttgaatctttctatattccctttgaagTCACGTTTggttttgtagatccatttacagcctactgtcttggctcctttaggaattgtttctaagtcccaaacatcattggttttcattgattttatttcatcttccatggcttcaagccacttggatgagtgagcgcttctcatggcttcttcaaatgaggtgggatcaccctccttttgaaattcctcacattcataaactttgtagtcatcaggaatggctggtctcctgactctttgagaccttctaggggcctcgttagatgacgcttattctatatgaggctgttgttgctctcccttATGTGTGATAACGGGTTCTATGGGATCctgaaggataggttcctcatgttcattcattgttgctacaggagaactaacaacaggtattgttactacagtgtcttgcactattggtacagcaacaacaggtagcgtgaagaatggctcctgaaccataggagtgggcacgtatacccgcttctcttcaaaactaatttctcgcgctaccatgctccccctgatcatatcatcctctaagaagatagcatgtcttgtttctacaaacttcgttcgTCTGTCAGgataatagaagcgataaccttttgacttttctggatagccaatgaaatggcaactgaatatcttggagtctagcttccctatgtttgggttaaaaacttttgcCTTAGCTGaacaaccccacacacgtaaatagttaagtgagggttactttcctgtccacaactcatacggtgttttgggcaccgacttgcttggcactcgattaagaatatgaatggtggtttttaacgccttcatccataaacttatcggtaaggtagaataacttatcatgcttctcaccatatccattaaggtacggttgcgtctttcagctactccattctgttgaggctcgcccggtgtagaatactgggctactatgccattttcctgtaagtaCCTTACAAAGGGTCTAGGAACTTGggcatatggggtgtgtcgaccgtagtactctcccccacgatcagaccttactaccttaatctttaagttgtgctaattttctacttcagccttaaatatcttgaatttatccaacgcttccgatctttccttaattggataaatatagccaaaacgagaataaccatatgtgaatgttataaatgaatcataatcatccacactcttcacaggaaaaggaccacagatgtttgtgtgaactatttctaaaattcctatgcttcgtttggcatctttctttattttcttaacatattttgcttttatgcaatcaatgcattgctctgaatctaaaaattctaaaggaggaagaattgatttcttaatcaatcgctctattctccccctcaaaatatggcctaaacgacagtgccataatttcgaagatacatcacgcactctcttccgcttatttattgcattcatagacgaggaagcattctcattctcagtggtcacatcattcacattctcaaaaagtgataataaataaagcttgtcttgtcagaaggcaagaccaactcacttattattaatcacaatcctacatttgccattaccagaatggcaatcatatccatcatcatttaatcttgaaacacttatcaagtttctacaCAAAGAGGGTATATAAAGAATATCTGAAAGCTGCAGTCTAAAatcatcatctaattctagagatagatctccaatggcttcaacttcagcttcaactccatttgcaaccttaattcttctttctcctctttgcaggatcctcctcgtatggaatccctgtaatAAATCTGTAACATGAACAGtcacacctgaatcaatccaccaagtagattttgcataacttaaatgcaaggattcatctatgaatgtaatgaaatcctcacctctcttcagaaggCTCTTTAGGAAGTCTAGACAGTCCCTCtggtaatgtccatgcttcttgcaccatttacactgatccttctcaacttgagcattgttgttcttcggATGGTGGTCATTCtaaggggctttcccttgaggtttggcattcttattgaaattcttctttttgttgtccttcacaaggttagcagagtcaccctgtgagcttttcagcctctcctcttcttgaacacacattgcgatgagcttctctatatcccacttatcgggatgcatgttgtagttaacaacaaaagtttcatactctttcagcaaggaagcaaaaaccaaataaatcaggaactcatctttgagccctaaatccattggcttgagcttggatgccatgttgctcatcttcaatatgtgttcTCTTATACCTCCACCAtagtatttctcattgaataatttctttatcaaggtgcttgcataagcctttgaagagccagtaaactgactctccactttcttaagaTACTCGGTGGCGGTATCACAATCTAGGATTGATCCCCTTATAGCATCTGAGATAGTGGACttggccaccatcaagcacttgcggttcgAGATGTCCCATTTCTTCCGATCAAGATCGTATTTTATTCTAACTTCTACATGATCTCGCTTTCAAGCAttgaaatcagcatcagtctaATTTTCCGCCCTCACTGGGTCCTCTAGCTTAGTAGGACATGGAGAGGTAAGTGCTAAGTCATTCTCGAACAGCGCAAGTGTgagctcatacttctctcgccatactctGTAGTTGACCCTTCAAGAGGCGGAATATGCGAGATAAATGCCATAGGattgagtcctgaaaaacaccgtcagagaaagtgagaaaatatgacatcataattgcttgctttaatttaacgttggtcaaaattaaaacatacaacattcttatacactaattctacatcaccgttgggcagaaatagaattaatgcatggaaaacttatgaataaatattataatattgttatcatcagaTGCCGGCAGAGTTCTGGGGAGAGgcagtgaccacggcggtgtttatcctcaaccgtgctcccaccaaggccctgaagggcaagacgctgttcgaggcttggcatggacacAAGCCGAATGTGTCCTTCCTCGAGACATTTGGCTGCGTCGGCCAGGTGAAGAACACCAAGTCTCACCTCAGCAAGCTGGAAGATAGGAGCACGCcaatggtgctcctgggctacgaggagggcagcaaggcctatcggctttatgatcccaagagaggcaaggtggtgatctctagggatgtggtgttcgatgagaaggcggccTGGGACTGAGATAGTCcgggcatgggggaagctggcggcttcaccagcaccttcgtcgtcaagtgcatggtcatccacggtggtggagacactggagaggaggtgccgaccactccagcaacagagccgagcactcctagggcattgccaagcactccaggaggggtgccgagcacttcagcagCAGTACCAAGCGCTCCAGCAGTGGAGTCGACCACTCCAAAAGTGGTGTCGACTGCTCTATCAGTGGATCCGACCACTCCGGCAATGGTGCCGAGCGGTCCAACAACGATGCTGACCACTCTGGCAGAACAGGGAAGCCGGGGACCACTGATCGAGTTCACCTCCCCTCCGAGCGACATCAGcgagtttgtggatgccttccacgacggtgaggaggtCCGATTCCGCAGGCTGGACAACATCGTCAGCAATGCAGGGGCCATAGGCTGGAcaacctctgctcaatgatccagAGGTGCTCCTTGTTAGTGCCGAGGAGCCACCGACGTTCGCAGTAGCTGAATGCGACGCcaattggcgacgggcgatgttggaagagatgaaggccatcgaggacaatGGCACATGGGAGCTAGTAGATCCACCGGTGGGCTATAGGGCGATCGgcttgaagtgggtctacaaggtgaagtgGGACGAGCGCTGCGCCCTTTTCAAGTACAAGGCTCGGCTCATCACCCGTGGCTTCGTGCAGCATGAGGCAcaactttgaggaagtctttgctcTGGTGGCGTGAATAGAGTCCGTTCGCTTGTGTTGGCCATGGCAACAGCGAAGGATTGGCGCGTCCACCACCTCGACGTCAAGTCTGtgttcctcaatggcgagctcgCAGAGATGGTCTTCATCAAGCAAGCTCCAGGCTTCGTCGTGAAGGGCGCGGAGCACATGGTGCTCAAGCTgcacaaggcgctctacgggctatggTAGGCCCCTtgggcgtggaacgccaagctcgacACCACcttgggtgagcttgggttcactcGCTACGCTACAGAGCATGTGCTCTACATGCGGTGAcgagggaaggaggagctcgtcatcagcgtgtacgtggatgacttaatcgtcaccggAGCGCGAGCAGAGGACATCGACGGTTTCAAGTGTGAGATGGCGGCTAGTTTCAAGATGAGCGATCTCGGtgtgctctcctactacctcggcatcaaaGTGAGGCAGGGGAAGCAGAGCATCTCCCTAGGTCAGCGCGCCTACATGGAGAAGCTACTAGAGCGCGGTGTCATGGCAGAGTGCAACCGTGCGCGACttcaatggaggagcggctgaagctgagcaAGCACAGCACTGCTACGAAGGTGGACACGACGCGCTACCGGAGTATCATCAGCGGGCTGCGCTACCTCACTCATACCCGACTGGACATTGCGTTCGCAGTTGGGTACATCAGCCGTTTCATGGAGGACCCACGCGAAGATCACTGGTCGACAGTGAAAAGGATGCTgcactacgtcaaggggacgctcgatcaagcgatcatcttccccaagagtggTGGGAAGGGAGGGTTGCGGCTCACGGTGTTCAGTGAGGCACCCCCCAAAGCAAAGGAAGGTGAGCCGAAGCTCACTGTTTTCAGCGATGCGGACATGGCGGACGACATTGATGGGCGACGAAGCACCTCTGGCATGCTCATCTTCTTTGGAGCGGCCCCCATTGCTTGGCAGTCGCTGAAGCAAAAGATCATGGCGCTGTCGACATGTGAGGCGAAGTACGTcgcagcggccatggcggtgtgCTAGGCTATTGGGCTACGCCGGatactgggcgagctgaccggcgaggaagctcacccgccagctctgatggtggacaaccagcccgccatcgccctcgccaagaaccctgtcctccacgaccggagcaagcacatcgacaccaagttccacttcctccgggactgcatcgatggagggcagatcgtcatcgagtttgtcaAGACCGGTAGACAgctcgctgacatcctcaccaagtcactcggaCGCCTGCGGTTCATGAAGCTGAGGAAGATGATTGACATGGATGAGGTCAAGGCATCGGGCTAGCAGCAGGATttggggaagaattgttagacataatctgctgctccccattTCTCCTTGGTTGGAGACTGGTTGGCTCGGCCGACCACTTCCTGTTGGGAGTTGGGGACTGATCGGCTCTGCCGACCAATTCCTGTAACTATAGCAGTATTGTAATAGGCCACCTCTAGTACATTggttggtagctattacatcagccatgtcttggtagtgggctgaggTAAGCTTTGTACTGCTTGGAGTATTTGGTATAccatgtaccttaggagtaggtagttggtgtactcttgcactcaggagtaggtagttggtatactcttgtactcaggagtaggtagatgaccaacaactatgtacctggtagaggtacaGTTAAAGTTGTATATATTCTATTCAAAGGGCAATGTAATCAGTTGCCACAAACCAAAGGGCAAGGCTTCGGCTAATGCTGGTGCTTGTGCTCAGTGTCGGTCCTAGAATTTTAAGGACCATCTGGCGATCTCGTCGCAACGGCCCCTCTtgaccatgtataaaatcttataatatataggcgctaattttacttgcaaaacgaaaacaaattcaataacatatttttaatttaacatgtctgataattattgaggaacaatatagattaagcaatatatttgtagatgtatgataattatcgaggaacaatgtagattaaaaaagtaatatatttgttttcttttcttacCCATGATAAATGTTTCTTagataacattctaaaattctaacacccaaattagaagaaaaatatgactatatgtgtacaaagtactagaagtctgaaatactatacaaataattaatttggattaaaaataaaaagaaaaaaaataacttgggcctaaacaactgatcggtgatcgcaattcgtaAGAAGTCAAGAATTAAGAtgtcgtcgtggagccctgcctggtcgccgtcctcgtgcgccgtattcgtgtctccggtagtctagctcttctcGGCGACGCGGCTCACCAGCTTCgcgtgtgtaaggcgcacgtcgcgaactcacgatcagagtgtgctgTGTGCAGAGTGACTCATCGCCTCCTGTATACCCGAGGGCTATGGGAAAAGAAAACTAGGAAAGAAATGCCGATGTTTTCTTTTTGGGTCGCCTGgccagttctatgtctctcttctcattagtttgcCAATGCCTAATGGACTATACGACATGGGGGTTTGTATACCTGGGCTTAGGCCCTCCTCtgcttgggccctcggccgtcgcacctcgtgcCCTACCCCTAGGGCCGGCACTGCTTGTGCTGAGTGTGTGGGCGCTGTTCTCAATCTGTTCTTCTACCTCTAActatagtgagtgagtgtgtacACTAGTAAGCTAGTTGCTTATCAACAGTGTGGACTGGAGTTTCCTCAACAGAGTTCTTTTGAAGCTGGGCTTTCAGAGTTCATGGGTTCACCAAGTCATGACCTGTGTGTCATCGATGCGCTACCAGGTTCGCTTCTACGGCGTCTTGTCAGAGTCGTTTACTCCAACCCGCGGTCTACGCCAAGGTGATCCATTATCGCCCTACTTATTTCTCTTTGTTGCTGACGGTTTGTCGAAATTGATTAATAGATGAGTTCAACTAAATTTGCTGAGCTGAAGATTTGTAGATGAGCACCTGGTATTTCACATTTATTATTTGCACAGATGATACGTTGCTCTTTTTCAAGAGTCTTTTATTTGTacgccattaaaaaagatggtctaatcgtctatgtccctaaaaagttcgatctatcgtcagtgttcaagctcgaaaaacttttctCTCTCACGCCATTCTGTCACTAACGGTGTGAAATATGGGTGGCAAAGGACTTGAATGCCCCTGGAACTTTTGTTTCTCATGTGCCACTGCCTGCTGGGCGGCAACCTGATGGCTTTTGGCGCCAACAAGGTTTGGACTAATTTGATGTGGGCGACATACCCATCCATCCACCTTAATTTTATATCTCGTCCCACAGCGCCGACGCCTGCCGCCTGTTCGATAGAATGTCTCCTTGGAGAAGAGGGAAAAGGGGCAGGAAAGCGCCAATTGAGAGCAGTGACAACAGCATAGAGTCCTTGCCAGACGGTGTCCTTCAACACATCCTCGGTTTCCTTCCCGCGCGAGACGCCGTGCGGTCGTGCGTGCTCGCCCGGCGCTGGCTGGAGCTCTGGATGTTCGCGACGGGCCTGCGCATCACTAGCAATGGATACGAGGACAACATGGAGAAGCTCCGGGAGTTCGTGTGAACCTCTGGTTTCGGCATGCTGTACGGTGCCAGGCTCGAGTCCTCCGGTTGGTAATGCCATCTGGAAATTGGTTTGATCAAAATTACATGCATCTCGTCTCCAGGCACTTAATGCAGCTAGAGCTTTCTGGTGTAGCATTTGAGCCGTGAGCAGTGCCCGAACAAGGCTAGGGCCCGAGCCGTGAGCAGTGCCTTTGCCACACCCATTTCGAGCTCCCATAATTCCGTGCGTCGCGGTCGCGTAGGCCAGGCCTCATCGCGTCCGGGTCTCCGGGCTAGGCCAGGTGCAAGACGAGGCGAAGCCGACACGTCCGCGTACGCGCTCTGCCCGATCGTCTTGCTAGAGCTCTCCCATTTCCCCCTCCCTCCCACGCCAGCTCGAAAAACCCCAAAGCCACCGACCACCGTCACCGGGCGGCGCAAAAGGGTCAGCTCGCCTCGCGCCCAGGCACCCAGCCATGGCGCTCCCCGCGGCAACGGTACCATTCGtcatgctcctcctcctcctcctcgtcccgaCGGGCTGCTCCGGTACCGGCGGCTCCGAccagggaggaggaggcggctgctTTGCTCCGCTGATCGGCTGCGCCCCGCCGGCGTCCGCCACGGCAACGCCACCGCGTTCCGCGCCAGCCTCGCCCCGCTGCTCACCGTGCTCCCCTCCGCCGCGCTGCGCTCCCAGCCGGACCCCGGGCGCGACTGCGCTCACGCCCTCGGCCTCTGCTTCGGGTTCGGCTTCGGCGGCGTCGCCGACGCGTCGGACTGCCACGCGTGCCTCCGGGCCGCCGTCGCGGCAGCCAGCGAGGGCTGTGCCAACGACACCCGCCGCGCGGGCGTATGGAGCCACGGCTGCCTCCTGGCGTACTACGCCGGCGACGTCGCTTCCTCGTACACCGACGGCTTGGAGCAGACGCTCGCCGACCTGACCATGGCCCTTGCTC
Proteins encoded in this region:
- the LOC136503800 gene encoding secreted RxLR effector protein 161-like produces the protein MEERLKLSKHSTATKVDTTRYRSIISGLRYLTHTRLDIAFAVGYISRFMEDPREDHWSTVKRMLHYVKGTLDQAIIFPKSGGKGGLRLTVFSEAPPKAKEGEPKLTVFSDADMADDIDGRRSTSGMLIFFGAAPIAWQSLKQKIMALSTCEAKYVAAAMAVC